In Penaeus monodon isolate SGIC_2016 chromosome 15, NSTDA_Pmon_1, whole genome shotgun sequence, a genomic segment contains:
- the LOC119581866 gene encoding perlucin-like protein has protein sequence MNGSSGYLLILVLFAASAGICQGQDAYQPQYRCPPNFIRLGNSCYYFSTDMNSWHSAHFACRALNSQLAALETQWEDQTLRNYMNKPQFAPLNRWVGGIYNWSRRRWTWGSSASDMSYSGFLTPQFPRSSRWHCLFLSPIIHYRWNHDLCTQFMHYLCEAPLIRIPDPNEIIVAVNTNL, from the exons ATGAATGGAAGTTCTGGATATCTGTTGATCTTGGTCCTGTTTGCTGCATCAG cTGGAATATGCCAGGGTCAGGATGCATACCAGCCACAATATCGCTGTCCACCTAATTTCATTCGATTGGGAAACAGCTGTTATTACTTCAGTACTGACATGAATAGCTGGCATAGTGCACACTTTGCCTGTCGTGCTCTCAACAGCCAGCTTGCTGCCCTCGAGACCCAGTGGGAAGACCAAACCCTAAGGAACTATATGAACAAACCACAGTTTG CACCCCTGAACAGATGGGTTGGTGGCATCTACAACTGGTCTCGCCGTCGGTGGACATGGGGTTCCTCGGCCTCTGACATGTCCTACTCTGGATTCCTGACCCCACAGTTCCCCAGGTCCTCACGATGGCATTGCCTCTTCCTGTCCCCTATCATCCACTACCGCTGGAACCATGACCTATGCACACAGTTCATGCATTACCTCTGCGAAGCCCCGCTCATTAGGATCCCAGACCCCAACGAAATTATTGTGGCTGTAAACACCAACCTCTGA